A region of the Acinetobacter defluvii genome:
TGGACGTTTCCGTAGTAAGCAATTGATCAAACAGACCATGAAGGAAATCTTGGCACAAGGTAAAACTTCGGGAGAATTTGGTTTTGAGGATTTAAACACTGCTGCATTGTGTGTGGTTGGCGCAATGACCTTTGTGGTGATTGAACCGTTAAACCCTTCTCGAAATGTCATGTTTGATCAATCGTATAAGGATTATTTTGTGAAACAGATTGCCGATTTTTGTGTAAATGCTGTAGAAAATAAGGAGTCATCACATTTAACCAAGTAAAGGAATACACAAAAAATCTGTTTCGACAAGTAGTCACGGAAAAACAATTAAATGACAGATTAAAAGAGCAAAATCACAAAGAATCAAGGAGTATGATTCAATGTCGCAAGTACGGTTAAGTTACGCATATGGAACAAGTCAAGCCCCATTAGTGGGAATGACCATTGGTGAAAAATTTGATGAAGCTTGTCAAATTTATGCTGATCAGGATGCGGTGGTCAGTCTTCATCAGAATGTACGCTTAAGCTATAAGCAGTTACAAGAAAAAGTGAATGCTTTTGCCTGTAGTTTATTGCGTTTAGGTTTGCAAAAAGGCGACCGTTTGGCTATTTGGTCACCGAACTGTGTGGAATGGACAATTACCCAGTTTGCAGCCTTTAAAGCAGGGATTATTTTAGTGAATCTAAATCCTGCTTATAAAAAAAATGAGTTGGAATATGTTTTAAATAAAGTGTCATGCAAAGGATTGGTGATCGCTTCAGCATTTAAAACAACGGATTATCAACAAATTTTAATGCAAATCGCACCTGAGCTTGAAGGTGCTACAGATAAAATCTTAAATGCTGAAAAATTACCGCATTTAAAGCATGTGATTAAAATTGATGAACAACATCAAGGAATTCATCGTTTTTCTGATTTACTCAATGAGCCAAGTGCGGAACAACTCGCACAGCTTGAAAGCATTGCGCAAGACTTACAATTTGATGAAACCATCAATATTCAGTTCACCTCAGGAACCACAGGTAATCCGAAAGGCACGATGCTGACGCATAATAATATTTTAAATAATGGTTATTTTGTGGGGGAAGGTATTCATTTAACCCCAAAAGATCGGGTATGTATTTCTGTGCCACTTTTTCATTGCTTCGGTATGGTGATGGGTAATCTTGCCTGTATCACGCATGGTTCAACCATGGTTTATCCTGCTGCAGTGTTCAATCCTTTAGAGAGTTTAAAAGCCATTGAGCAAGAAAAATGTACTGCAGCCTATGGTGTGCCAACCATGTTTATTGCCATGCTGGAACAAGAAACGTTTGATCAGTTTGACCTCAGCAGTCTTCGTACAGGCATTATGGCAGGAAGTCCATGTCCACGAGAAATTATGCAACGTGTGATTGATCGTATGCATATGAGTGAAATTACCATTTGTTATGGTATGACTGAAACTGCACCTGTGAGTGTGCAAACTTCAACGACTGATCCGATCGAATGTCGAGTAGGAACAGTAGGGCGTGTTCAACCTCATTTAGAAATCAAAATTATTGATGAACAAGGCAAGGTCGTACCACGTGGCAAACTTGGTGAGCTCTGTGTACGCGGTTATTCAGTAATGCTCGGTTATTGGGAAGATGAAGAAAAAACCAAAGAAGTGATTGATGTTGCAAAATGGATGCATACAGGTGATATTGCTGAAATGGACGATGAGGGCTTTGTCAAAATCAAAGGTCGCATTAAGGATGTGGTGATTCGTGGTGGTGAAAATCTATTCCCGAAAGAAATTGAAGACTTTTTATATACGCATCCTGATGTTTCAGATGTGCAGGTGATCGGTTTACCTGACCCACGCTATGGTGAAGAACTCTGTGCATGTATTATTTTACATGAACATCATGAGGTGACTGAGGAGTGTATTCGCCAATTCTGCAAAGAGCATATTTCACACAATAAAGTGCCGAAATATGTCCGTTTCTTTAAAGAATTTCCAATGACTGCTTCAGGTAAGGCGCAAAAATTTAAGTTGCAAGAATTTATGCGTAATGAATTAAATTTGCAAGAAATTGCTTAATTCAACTGTAAACATCAAGCCTCCCTCCTTATTAAAAGGAGGGCTGGTGAGGATTTGATAAGTTGTAACTAGGTTAGAGGAATCAAAAAGAGTATTGTAATGGCGAAAGATTTTAATCATCCAAAAGTTGTGGAAAGTTATGATGAACACATCCGAAAACTGATTCCTGGTTATGAGTTGATTCATTTACAAGTCAATGCTTTACTTAAAACTTATGCACCAACGCATGCGAATATTTTGATAGTCGGCTGTGGTACAGGGCATGAATTACGCTATCTTGCAAAACACTATCCACAATGGTCATTTACGGCGATTGATCCTGCCCCGAATATGCTGGAAAAAGCCCAAGCATTATTAGCGACTGATAATTTAGATCAAAATGTTACATTTAGAGCAATGGATACATCGGGTTTAAAAGATTTAAAACAAACATTTGATGTTGCGCTGTCGATTTTAGTTTCACACTTTATTCCTGAAACTGCCAAGACAACGTATTTTCAAGAGATTTATCATGCTTTAAACGAAAAAGGATTTTGCTTGAGTTATGATTTGACACAAATTGAAAATCAATCCCAATTAAAAACTTTGCAAAACTTAGCAGAACTCACAGGTTTGGTAGAAAAACAAAGTCAGGCAATGGTTGAACGATTACAGGATGACTTTTTCCTCATTTCCAATCAACATTTAAAAAAATTACTGCTCAAAGTTGGGTTTCGCTCTGTAGAAAACTTTGCCCAAGTAATGAATTATTATGGTGTTTTCGCTGTGAAATAAAAAACCGAAGATAGACTTCGGTTTTTATGATTTTCGCTTAAGTTTTGAGATTCACTGTATATAAGTGAGCAAAAGCTTTTAATAAACGTAAAGACACATCTGCTTGATCAATATAGATCGTTTGATCTTCAATTTTTACTAATTTTTCCGTTTCAAAGAACGTTAAAATATGCGTTATTTCACTTGAAATTTGCGTTACTTCCCACTTTAAAAAATAGGTATTTTTTAGTTCAGGGTAGAGCTGCAGGGCTGCATTTAACACTTCATCTTTGCTGATTTTTTCAATCACAGGCTCTGTTTGTGCCGTTAAAATATAGGCAACCAACGCAGGTAAAATCAACGTATGTAAAATGTTATTGCTAAAATATTTAAGTAAAGCCTCTTGTTGGTTACAGACTTTGAGCCAGCGTTCATTGTCATGTTCAATAAATTCAACTTGTTTCAGTTTGATCGCATATTGAATAATTTCATGATTGGAAAGTGCGGTAATTTGCATTCTTTCATCATATTGATGATGTTTTAACAATGACTTAAATTGTTCTAAACGCAATAACACATCACGCTCAGCAAGCGCATGAGTAGGGGCATTCAGTAAAATGGTTGCTAATAAATTAACAGGATTAATCACTGCGGCTTTATTGATATTTTCTAAAATATCGTTAGCCACCTCATCTACTGCAAGTTTAACTGAGTCGGGTAATTCTTCTTGTAAACTTACATGCTGAGGTACTTTATTTTGATCTAAAATTTCTTTGAGGAATACAGGCTCACCAAAGTTAACATGTACCATTCCAAACACTTTTTCAATTTTTTGAATTGATTTGAGTAAGCCAAATAGTGATTCAGCTTGTTTTTTCTGTCCTCCCAGTTCTTTGATATAAGATGAACCTTCAAGCAATTTTTCATAACCAAAATAGGTTGGAATAAATGCAATTGGCTTACTATTGCCACGCAAGTGACTTTGGATGGTCATGGCGAGCATACCTTTTTTGGCAGGTAACAATAAACCTGTACGTGAACGCCCCCCTTCAATAAAATATTCCAAAGGTGTATTTCGACTGAGTAAACTATGTACATACTCTTTAAAAACAGCCGTATATAGCGCATTACCACTAAAGCTACGGCGAATAAAATAAGCACCCGCACCACGCATTAACTGTCCGACTACAGGCATATTCAAATTAATACCTGCAGCAATATGTGGCACCATTAAACCGCGTTTATAAATCACATAAGACAATAATAAATAGTCGATATGGCTACGATGACAAGGTGTGTAGACGATTTCATAATCTTTGGCGAGTTCACGTACAACTTCAAAGTTATGTACTTGGATGCCATCGTAAAGCTGTGTCCATAATTTTGTTAATGCAATTTCAGCAAAACGTAGCGTGGAATAGGAAAAGTCTGAAACAATTTCATCTAAATATTTTTTAGCTAAGTCTTCTGCCTGTTGCACACTGATTTTTTTATGGATACTTTCTGTTAAAACAGCTTCTTTGATCACATCCGAAGTCAGTAATTTGTTAATGACATTGCGACGATCTGATAAGTCTGGTCCTAAAATTGCTTCTTTATATTGATTAAAGGATTGGTTCAGTTGCGTCACCACATAATGGGCTGGTGCAAAGTTTGGGGCAACTTCAAGTGCTGTGTTGATCAAGGATCTTAAAGAAATGGCTGGATGAAACTCGATATAATTTTCACGACCATACAGCGTGATATTTAAAGCTTGTTTGATTCCTGTGGGTTTTGCCCAAGCATCTGCCATCAATGCTTTGTACCAACTGTCTTCATTTTCAGGTGCACGTCCCCATAAAATAGTTACAGGAACAAATAACACATCTTCATCAGCATGTTTGAGTAAATATTCCACTAAGCGAATCAATTTATCAGGATAATAAGCTGAAGCATTCCTTTTTGATGATTCAAGCACTAAAAATGAGTCGTCTTCTTGTAATTCATTTAAAATCAAAGGTGCAAATGCAGAATGTAGATCTCTCTTTTCAGTTTCATTGTCAATTAGAACTTTATTGGATGTTGAGTCATCTTGGATGACATAACAAACATTCACATGATTGTCTTTTTCTTTTATTGTATTTTCAAGAGCTTGTGTATCACCAAGCACTTGAGGGCTGACAATTTTATCTAAAACTTTTTTGGTAAATTGACGATAAAATTTTTGATAAGCATTGTTTCCCATATAAATCTCAATACTATTATCCTGATAAATTCTATTATGTCTAAATTGACATTAAATGTATAAGATAATTTGCAGATTGCTAGCATAAACTTAATTATTCGTCCAAAAAATATTTCAACCCATCAGCTATGAAAAATAGCAGTCTTTGAAAACGTTTATAAAAACTAGGCTTTTGATTTTTATCAAATATACATTTCACAAATTTTTATAAATAAATCACTTTACTGAATATCAACCATGCCTAAAAAGGCGATATGATAGTTAGATACAGATTAATTTTAAAATTTAAGGAAAATCTCATGGCGACTGATTCTACATTTCCACAAACTGAAAATTTAGGCATTGCGGTTTATGTCAATAATGCTGAAGCGATTGGCAATACACCCTTAGTACGCATCAACCGTTTAGTATCAAATGCCGCAACTGTTTTAGCAAAAATTGAAAGCCGTAACCCAGCATTTTCTGTGAAAGACCGTGTGGGTGCGGCATTGGTTGAAGATGCTGAAAAAAGTGGAAAACTCAAAAAAGGAATGCATATTGTTGAGCCAACTAGTGGCAATACAGGAATTGCTTTGGCTTATGTTGCTGCTGCCAAAGGGTACGATATTACTTTGACTATGCCTGCAAGTATGAGTATCGAGCGTCGCAAGGTGTTAAAAGCATTAGGTGCAAACCTAGTGTTGACTGAACCTGCCAAAGGCATGAAAGGGGCAGTGGATGAAGCTATACGTTTAGCAACAGAGCAGCCAGAGTTGTATTATTTACCACAACAGTTTGAAAATCCTGCCAACCCTAAAATCCATGAAACGACGACAGGACCAGAAATTTTTGCAGCAACGGGTGGAAAAGTTGACATTCTTGTGGCTGGCGTTGGAACTGGAGGTACGATCACAGGCATTTCACGTTATTTTGAACACGTAAAGAATCAGCCCATTTATTCTGTGGCAGTTGAACCTGCTGATTCTCCAATTATTGGACAAGCAAAACGTGGTGAAGAGTTAACCCCTGGTCCACACAAAATCCAAGGCATTGGCGCAAACTTTATTCCAAAAAATTTGGATTTAGATTTGGTAGATGAAGTCATTGCTATTGAAAATCAAGAAGCGATTGATTTTGCACGTCAATCTGCAACTCAAGAAGGGATTTTTGTAGGCATCTCAAGTGGCGCAGCTTTGGCAGCAGCAGCGAAATTAGCTGCCCGTCCTGAAAATGCTGGCAAAA
Encoded here:
- a CDS encoding class I SAM-dependent methyltransferase, whose amino-acid sequence is MAKDFNHPKVVESYDEHIRKLIPGYELIHLQVNALLKTYAPTHANILIVGCGTGHELRYLAKHYPQWSFTAIDPAPNMLEKAQALLATDNLDQNVTFRAMDTSGLKDLKQTFDVALSILVSHFIPETAKTTYFQEIYHALNEKGFCLSYDLTQIENQSQLKTLQNLAELTGLVEKQSQAMVERLQDDFFLISNQHLKKLLLKVGFRSVENFAQVMNYYGVFAVK
- the cysK gene encoding cysteine synthase A, whose amino-acid sequence is MATDSTFPQTENLGIAVYVNNAEAIGNTPLVRINRLVSNAATVLAKIESRNPAFSVKDRVGAALVEDAEKSGKLKKGMHIVEPTSGNTGIALAYVAAAKGYDITLTMPASMSIERRKVLKALGANLVLTEPAKGMKGAVDEAIRLATEQPELYYLPQQFENPANPKIHETTTGPEIFAATGGKVDILVAGVGTGGTITGISRYFEHVKNQPIYSVAVEPADSPIIGQAKRGEELTPGPHKIQGIGANFIPKNLDLDLVDEVIAIENQEAIDFARQSATQEGIFVGISSGAALAAAAKLAARPENAGKTIVVILPDAGERYLSSVLFEDISAE
- the plsB gene encoding glycerol-3-phosphate 1-O-acyltransferase PlsB, with the translated sequence MGNNAYQKFYRQFTKKVLDKIVSPQVLGDTQALENTIKEKDNHVNVCYVIQDDSTSNKVLIDNETEKRDLHSAFAPLILNELQEDDSFLVLESSKRNASAYYPDKLIRLVEYLLKHADEDVLFVPVTILWGRAPENEDSWYKALMADAWAKPTGIKQALNITLYGRENYIEFHPAISLRSLINTALEVAPNFAPAHYVVTQLNQSFNQYKEAILGPDLSDRRNVINKLLTSDVIKEAVLTESIHKKISVQQAEDLAKKYLDEIVSDFSYSTLRFAEIALTKLWTQLYDGIQVHNFEVVRELAKDYEIVYTPCHRSHIDYLLLSYVIYKRGLMVPHIAAGINLNMPVVGQLMRGAGAYFIRRSFSGNALYTAVFKEYVHSLLSRNTPLEYFIEGGRSRTGLLLPAKKGMLAMTIQSHLRGNSKPIAFIPTYFGYEKLLEGSSYIKELGGQKKQAESLFGLLKSIQKIEKVFGMVHVNFGEPVFLKEILDQNKVPQHVSLQEELPDSVKLAVDEVANDILENINKAAVINPVNLLATILLNAPTHALAERDVLLRLEQFKSLLKHHQYDERMQITALSNHEIIQYAIKLKQVEFIEHDNERWLKVCNQQEALLKYFSNNILHTLILPALVAYILTAQTEPVIEKISKDEVLNAALQLYPELKNTYFLKWEVTQISSEITHILTFFETEKLVKIEDQTIYIDQADVSLRLLKAFAHLYTVNLKT
- a CDS encoding AMP-binding protein, with amino-acid sequence MSQVRLSYAYGTSQAPLVGMTIGEKFDEACQIYADQDAVVSLHQNVRLSYKQLQEKVNAFACSLLRLGLQKGDRLAIWSPNCVEWTITQFAAFKAGIILVNLNPAYKKNELEYVLNKVSCKGLVIASAFKTTDYQQILMQIAPELEGATDKILNAEKLPHLKHVIKIDEQHQGIHRFSDLLNEPSAEQLAQLESIAQDLQFDETINIQFTSGTTGNPKGTMLTHNNILNNGYFVGEGIHLTPKDRVCISVPLFHCFGMVMGNLACITHGSTMVYPAAVFNPLESLKAIEQEKCTAAYGVPTMFIAMLEQETFDQFDLSSLRTGIMAGSPCPREIMQRVIDRMHMSEITICYGMTETAPVSVQTSTTDPIECRVGTVGRVQPHLEIKIIDEQGKVVPRGKLGELCVRGYSVMLGYWEDEEKTKEVIDVAKWMHTGDIAEMDDEGFVKIKGRIKDVVIRGGENLFPKEIEDFLYTHPDVSDVQVIGLPDPRYGEELCACIILHEHHEVTEECIRQFCKEHISHNKVPKYVRFFKEFPMTASGKAQKFKLQEFMRNELNLQEIA